In the genome of Mucisphaera calidilacus, one region contains:
- a CDS encoding DUF2617 family protein, with amino-acid sequence MLYSRPLHPELFDLQARRMDHHGEYEIETWLIPGGHVVRFQIPDQHLTETVIDRGDHLPENGLVHALPCMGEKDYEMEQQDRLVYVTTVQSESLTENLYNATLKEMTDFAEETGSVSFDWKDAQGTECLSLVDSQKYRSEYHVQSYHLLGSTGVVLRTQSIFEIRD; translated from the coding sequence ATGCTGTATAGCCGTCCCCTCCACCCCGAGCTGTTCGATCTCCAGGCTCGGCGGATGGATCATCACGGCGAGTACGAGATCGAGACCTGGTTGATCCCCGGCGGGCACGTCGTCCGCTTCCAGATCCCCGATCAGCACCTGACCGAAACCGTCATCGATCGCGGCGACCACCTGCCCGAGAACGGCCTGGTCCACGCCCTGCCCTGCATGGGTGAGAAGGACTACGAGATGGAGCAGCAGGATCGTCTTGTCTATGTGACGACGGTTCAGTCCGAGTCTCTCACGGAGAACCTCTATAACGCCACGCTCAAGGAAATGACCGACTTCGCGGAAGAAACCGGGTCGGTTTCCTTCGACTGGAAGGATGCCCAGGGCACCGAGTGTCTCTCGCTGGTGGACAGCCAGAAGTACCGCTCGGAGTACCACGTGCAGAGCTACCACTTGCTCGGTTCAACCGGCGTGGTCCTCCGCACGCAGTCGATCTTCGAGATCCGCGACTGA
- a CDS encoding sensor histidine kinase produces the protein MLIGFLTGLMIGALAGSAGLTLWLRQRGRRRRQRERQAVRDERLAELTMLTGGLAHEIKNPLSTLGLNIQLIDEDLTEIDQAIDTSSPADQPLRRVRRRFAGLGRETRRLREILEDFLRFAGRVKLEKDAVDVNTLVEELTDFFQPQADEARVHLRMNLADNAGRVQADAGLLKQAVMNLMINAVQAMTAARDRDEPHGGADELLLHTERTSSGLEDEVRIRIVDTGPGIPEDVLGRIFQPYFSTKRQGTGLGLPTSRRLIEEHGGQLLAHSEIGRGTEFVIALPAGNEKPAPPLVDEAGV, from the coding sequence GTGTTGATCGGCTTCCTGACAGGCTTGATGATCGGTGCGCTGGCGGGGTCGGCGGGGCTGACCCTCTGGCTCCGGCAGCGTGGCCGACGTCGCCGTCAACGCGAACGCCAGGCGGTGCGTGACGAGCGCCTGGCCGAATTGACCATGCTCACGGGCGGTCTCGCGCACGAGATCAAGAACCCGCTCTCTACGCTGGGCCTGAACATCCAGCTCATCGACGAGGACCTCACGGAGATCGATCAGGCTATCGATACGAGCAGCCCCGCCGACCAGCCCCTGCGAAGGGTACGCAGGCGTTTTGCCGGCCTGGGCCGAGAGACGCGTCGGCTGCGTGAGATCCTCGAAGACTTCCTCCGATTCGCGGGGCGTGTGAAACTGGAGAAAGACGCCGTCGACGTCAACACGCTCGTCGAGGAACTGACCGACTTCTTCCAGCCTCAGGCCGACGAGGCCCGCGTCCACCTGCGCATGAACCTCGCCGACAACGCCGGACGGGTTCAGGCCGACGCGGGGCTGCTCAAGCAGGCCGTGATGAACCTGATGATCAACGCCGTCCAGGCCATGACCGCAGCCCGTGACCGGGACGAGCCGCATGGCGGGGCCGATGAGTTGCTGCTCCACACCGAACGAACCAGCTCCGGCCTCGAGGACGAGGTGCGTATCCGGATTGTCGACACCGGCCCGGGCATCCCGGAGGACGTGCTGGGTCGGATCTTCCAGCCCTACTTCTCCACCAAACGACAGGGCACCGGCCTCGGCCTGCCCACCTCCCGGCGGCTGATCGAGGAGCACGGCGGCCAACTTCTGGCCCATTCCGAGATCGGTCGCGGAACCGAATTCGTGATCGCCCTGCCCGCCGGCAACGAAAAACCCGCTCCACCGTTGGTCGATGAAGCGGGCGTCTGA
- a CDS encoding cold-shock protein codes for MSLIQGRVKWFDPKKGFGFIVGPAGQDVFVHYTHIQSDGFRSLKDGEAVEYELIESDKGLQARQVHKAEVLQPS; via the coding sequence ATGTCATTGATTCAAGGGCGCGTGAAGTGGTTCGATCCCAAGAAGGGCTTTGGTTTTATTGTCGGCCCTGCCGGACAGGACGTGTTTGTCCACTACACCCACATCCAGTCAGACGGCTTCCGCTCCCTCAAGGACGGCGAGGCGGTCGAGTACGAATTAATCGAATCCGACAAGGGCCTGCAGGCACGCCAGGTGCACAAAGCCGAGGTCCTTCAACCCAGCTGA
- a CDS encoding polyribonucleotide nucleotidyltransferase, whose translation MAFHRVEMELAGRTLSIETGKIAKQAQAAVLVQFGETVILGTVVHAAPREGIDFFPLTVDYREKLSAAGKFPGGFRKREGAPSQKEILTMRNIDRPLRPLFPHGFIDEVQIQCWVMAADGQNEPDVLAGIAASAALAISGIPFDGPVGNVRVARIDGQLVAMPTAAQNDYSDLDMLLCGHEDGLNMIEVGSDQIPEAEMAEAIEFGHGYIKQIVGLIKELQSKAAKPMVDFASPVSDEVRQKVDALAGPLKAAKTTEGSKLERAAAVKACVADFLAEQFPEPAPTAGVGEYNAWKKSVGEAKFAIHDLEEQITREIIRSGSRTDGRSAEDLRKIEGEVGLFPRVHGSALFTRGETQALVTAVIGSGKDEQIVDGLGEEYTEKFYLHYNFPPFSVGEAKRITGPGRREIGHGMLAQKALMPVLPPVEDFPYTVRLVSDITESNGSSSMASACGGSLALLDAGVPILAPVAGISIGMISADEPGQDDVYLVDIQGEEDHFGDMDFKVTGTETGITAIQLDLKTRGLTMEQIRTTFDKARAARLKILETMNAAISGPKELSEHAPRMLSVKINPEKIGKLIGPGGKNIRALEENTGATLTIEEDGTVFIAAVGAGKAEAALEEVEKIAAEVKVGSYYNGRVAAIKDFGAFIEVIPGQDGLCHISELSDGFVKQVTDIVKVGDEVRVKVILIDDQGRVKLSRKAVLEEEKQEETSSTPA comes from the coding sequence ACCGCGTTGAGATGGAACTGGCGGGACGCACCCTCTCGATCGAGACGGGCAAGATCGCAAAACAGGCACAGGCCGCCGTTCTCGTGCAGTTTGGCGAGACCGTGATCCTCGGCACCGTGGTGCACGCCGCGCCCCGCGAGGGCATCGACTTCTTCCCCCTGACCGTGGATTACCGCGAGAAGCTCTCGGCGGCGGGCAAGTTCCCCGGCGGCTTCCGCAAGCGTGAGGGTGCTCCGAGTCAGAAAGAAATCCTGACCATGCGGAACATCGACCGCCCCCTGCGGCCGCTGTTTCCCCACGGCTTCATCGACGAGGTCCAGATCCAGTGCTGGGTGATGGCCGCTGACGGCCAGAACGAGCCGGACGTGCTCGCGGGCATCGCCGCCTCCGCCGCTCTGGCGATCAGCGGCATCCCGTTTGACGGCCCCGTCGGCAACGTCCGCGTGGCCCGCATCGACGGCCAGCTGGTCGCCATGCCCACCGCCGCCCAGAACGATTACTCCGACCTGGACATGCTCCTGTGCGGCCACGAGGACGGCCTGAACATGATCGAGGTCGGCTCCGACCAGATTCCCGAGGCCGAGATGGCCGAGGCGATCGAGTTCGGGCACGGCTACATCAAGCAGATCGTCGGGCTGATCAAGGAGCTTCAGTCGAAGGCCGCCAAGCCGATGGTCGACTTCGCGTCGCCCGTCTCCGACGAGGTCCGCCAGAAGGTCGATGCCCTGGCCGGCCCGCTCAAGGCCGCCAAGACCACCGAAGGCTCCAAGCTCGAACGTGCCGCGGCGGTCAAGGCCTGTGTCGCCGACTTCCTCGCCGAGCAGTTCCCCGAACCGGCCCCGACGGCCGGCGTCGGCGAGTACAACGCCTGGAAGAAGTCGGTCGGCGAGGCGAAGTTCGCCATCCACGACCTCGAAGAGCAAATCACCCGCGAGATCATCCGAAGCGGCTCCCGCACCGACGGCCGATCGGCCGAAGACCTGCGCAAGATCGAGGGCGAGGTCGGCCTCTTCCCCCGCGTGCACGGCTCGGCCCTGTTCACCCGTGGCGAGACCCAGGCTCTGGTGACCGCGGTCATCGGCAGCGGCAAGGACGAGCAGATCGTCGACGGACTCGGCGAGGAATACACCGAGAAGTTCTACCTGCACTACAACTTCCCGCCCTTCTCGGTCGGCGAAGCCAAGCGCATCACCGGACCGGGCCGGCGCGAGATCGGCCACGGCATGCTGGCCCAGAAGGCCCTCATGCCCGTGCTGCCCCCGGTTGAGGACTTCCCCTACACCGTCCGCCTGGTCAGCGACATCACCGAGTCCAACGGCTCCTCGTCCATGGCCTCGGCCTGCGGCGGATCGCTGGCCCTGCTCGACGCCGGCGTCCCCATCCTCGCCCCCGTGGCGGGCATCTCGATCGGCATGATCAGCGCCGACGAGCCCGGACAGGACGACGTCTACCTCGTCGATATCCAGGGCGAGGAAGACCACTTCGGCGACATGGACTTCAAGGTCACCGGCACCGAGACCGGCATCACCGCGATCCAGCTCGACCTCAAGACCCGCGGCCTGACCATGGAGCAGATCCGCACGACCTTCGACAAGGCCCGCGCCGCTCGACTCAAGATTCTCGAGACCATGAACGCCGCGATCAGCGGCCCCAAGGAACTCTCCGAGCACGCACCACGCATGCTCTCGGTCAAGATCAACCCCGAAAAGATCGGCAAGCTGATCGGCCCGGGCGGCAAGAACATCCGCGCCCTCGAAGAGAACACCGGCGCGACCCTCACCATCGAAGAAGACGGAACTGTTTTCATCGCCGCGGTCGGTGCCGGCAAGGCCGAAGCCGCCCTCGAAGAGGTCGAGAAGATCGCCGCCGAGGTCAAGGTCGGCAGCTACTACAACGGCCGCGTGGCGGCGATCAAGGACTTCGGCGCCTTCATCGAGGTGATCCCCGGCCAGGACGGCCTCTGCCACATCTCCGAACTGAGTGACGGCTTCGTGAAGCAGGTCACCGACATCGTGAAGGTGGGCGATGAGGTCCGCGTCAAGGTCATCCTCATCGACGACCAGGGACGGGTTAAGCTCTCACGCAAGGCCGTGCTCGAGGAAGAAAAGCAGGAAGAAACCTCTTCCACTCCGGCGTAA